One window from the genome of Candidatus Margulisiibacteriota bacterium encodes:
- a CDS encoding ATP-dependent Clp protease ATP-binding subunit: protein MFERFTERAIRVIMAAQEEAKRLRSNYVGAEHLCLGMLRENDQSVIKTLENFRADPLQIKDRIEESLLAKEGPDSEAQELPFNPQIKKIIALAWDEARGLGHSYVGVEHLFLGMLREGGGVTGKIFADYVISPAAAKETIISLLGEVNPLQKKVTRASKTPLLDSFGRDLTVMAGNNKLDPVVGRAKEVERVIQILSRRRKNNPVLIGEAGVGKTAIVEGLAQKIILGNIPATLANKRIVALDMGLLIAGTRYRGEFEERLKKVLDEVIKSENVVLFIDELHTLIGAGAAEGAMDAANILKPALARGEIQCIGATTIDEFRKRIESDPALERRFQSVLVDEPSVEETIEILKGLRSRYEEFHRVQITEDALVAAARLSARYISDRFLPDKAIDLVDEAASRTMLQNAALIKESTPLEKVPKVNAEVIAHIVASWTGVPVTQLTQEETERLFKLEETLRQRVVGQEEAITVIAKSIRRARAGLKDPKRPIGSFVFLGPSGVGKTELAKRLAEFLFGDTEALIRIDMSEYLESHTTSRLVGSPPGYVGFGEGGQLTEPVRRRPHSVVLFDEIEKAHPDVMNLLLQVLDEGHVTDAQGHQIDFKNTVIIMTSNVGAALIQKESSIGFVTRADAGASYGKMKDVVLEELKKSFKPEFLNRVDEKIVFHPLSKEDLLLIIDIMIGDINDRLTEKGLSINLTKKSKVFLVDQGYDPKLGARPLRRSIEEHIEDKLSEEVLKGKFPYGTSIKADLKDKEIFFTGKSSLKIRKLESASA, encoded by the coding sequence ATGTTTGAAAGATTTACCGAACGGGCGATCCGGGTGATCATGGCCGCGCAGGAAGAGGCCAAGCGGCTCCGCTCAAATTATGTGGGGGCCGAACACCTTTGTTTAGGGATGCTCAGGGAAAATGACCAATCAGTGATCAAAACACTGGAGAATTTTCGGGCAGATCCCTTGCAGATAAAAGATAGGATAGAAGAGTCGCTACTGGCTAAGGAAGGGCCGGACAGTGAGGCGCAGGAGCTGCCGTTTAATCCCCAGATCAAGAAGATCATTGCCCTGGCCTGGGACGAAGCCAGGGGGCTGGGGCACAGCTATGTCGGCGTAGAGCACCTGTTCTTAGGAATGCTGCGGGAAGGGGGAGGGGTTACCGGCAAGATCTTTGCCGATTACGTGATCTCACCGGCAGCGGCCAAAGAAACGATAATTTCGCTTCTTGGGGAAGTTAATCCTTTGCAAAAAAAGGTTACCCGCGCCAGTAAAACTCCATTGCTCGATTCTTTTGGAAGGGACCTGACCGTAATGGCCGGCAATAATAAGCTTGACCCCGTCGTCGGCCGGGCCAAAGAAGTGGAGAGGGTTATTCAGATCCTTTCCCGCCGGCGAAAAAACAATCCAGTCTTGATCGGTGAAGCGGGAGTGGGGAAAACCGCGATCGTTGAAGGGTTGGCCCAAAAAATAATTTTGGGGAATATCCCGGCTACCCTGGCAAATAAACGGATAGTTGCCCTTGACATGGGGCTGCTGATCGCCGGGACAAGATACCGGGGAGAGTTTGAAGAACGGTTGAAAAAAGTCCTTGATGAAGTGATAAAAAGCGAGAACGTGGTCTTGTTTATCGACGAGCTGCACACTTTGATCGGCGCAGGGGCGGCTGAGGGGGCGATGGATGCGGCCAACATCTTAAAGCCGGCCCTGGCTCGGGGCGAGATCCAGTGTATTGGCGCGACTACGATAGACGAGTTCCGCAAGAGGATTGAATCCGATCCTGCGCTGGAGCGGCGGTTCCAGTCGGTTCTGGTGGACGAGCCGTCGGTCGAAGAAACGATCGAGATCTTAAAAGGATTGCGCAGCCGCTATGAAGAATTTCACCGGGTCCAGATAACTGAAGACGCGCTGGTCGCGGCTGCCAGGCTTTCGGCCCGTTATATTTCCGATCGGTTTTTGCCGGATAAAGCGATCGATTTGGTTGACGAAGCGGCTTCACGGACCATGCTGCAAAACGCAGCTCTTATAAAAGAATCAACTCCTTTGGAAAAGGTGCCGAAGGTCAACGCAGAGGTTATCGCCCATATCGTTGCCAGCTGGACCGGCGTGCCGGTGACCCAGTTGACCCAGGAAGAGACCGAGCGTTTATTTAAACTGGAAGAGACCCTCCGGCAGCGGGTGGTTGGCCAGGAGGAAGCGATAACCGTTATTGCCAAATCGATCCGCCGGGCCAGAGCCGGGCTAAAAGACCCTAAAAGGCCGATCGGTTCATTTGTTTTCCTTGGCCCGTCCGGGGTTGGAAAAACTGAGCTGGCAAAAAGGCTGGCCGAATTCCTTTTTGGCGATACCGAAGCCTTGATCCGGATCGATATGTCTGAATATCTTGAGTCGCACACTACCTCGCGGCTGGTTGGCTCACCTCCCGGATATGTTGGTTTTGGCGAGGGGGGGCAATTGACCGAGCCGGTCCGCCGTCGGCCGCATTCCGTGGTTCTGTTTGATGAGATCGAAAAGGCCCATCCGGACGTGATGAACCTGCTTCTACAGGTGCTGGATGAGGGACATGTGACCGACGCGCAGGGGCACCAGATCGACTTTAAGAATACAGTTATTATCATGACCAGCAATGTTGGCGCGGCGCTGATCCAAAAAGAAAGCTCGATCGGTTTTGTGACCAGGGCGGATGCCGGCGCCAGTTACGGCAAGATGAAGGATGTGGTCCTGGAAGAGCTTAAAAAAAGCTTTAAACCGGAATTCCTGAACCGGGTCGACGAAAAGATCGTTTTCCACCCCCTTTCCAAAGAAGACCTGCTGTTGATCATTGATATTATGATCGGCGATATCAACGACCGTTTGACCGAAAAAGGGCTATCGATCAACCTAACCAAAAAATCGAAGGTCTTCTTGGTCGATCAGGGCTATGACCCAAAGCTCGGAGCCAGGCCGCTGCGCCGCTCGATCGAAGAGCACATAGAAGATAAGCTTTCTGAAGAAGTCTTAAAAGGTAAATTTCCCTATGGGACAAGTATCAAGGCTGATCTGAAAGACAAGGAGATCTTTTTTACCGGTAAATCATCGCTGAAAATCCGCAAACTCGAGAGCGCCTCGGCGTAA
- the radA gene encoding DNA repair protein RadA, which produces MPKNEILYMCGSCGQGFPRWQGQCPSCGEWNSLHEEAPIVQTPNKPAALKAAEPVPITDVSYQAEDRVLTGLRELDRVLGGGIVPGSASLISGEPGIGKSTLMLQVAESLSRKTKVLYISGEESPRQIRMRAERLGATTKDLILLPETSLINIEKRIEQVKPGCVIVDSIQTLYREEVQSAPGSVAQVRECAAYLVGIAKATGIPIVIVGHVTKDGMIAGPRVLEHVVDTVLYFEGEKHKQYRLLRAIKNRFGSTNEIGIFEMKETGLIEVENPSEVFLSERPKGASGSVVTAAIEGSRPLLVEIQALVAPTKMAYPARKVTGVDQNRVAIILAVLERQLGMKLSASDVYVNAAGGVRVYEPAIDLPIALAIASCYRSKPIDFATMAAGEIGLAGEIRSISSIEKRLKEAEKLGFKTAVIPKGSKAKTKLNLEEVGTVREALSAYLQ; this is translated from the coding sequence ATGCCGAAAAATGAAATTCTTTATATGTGCGGCTCGTGCGGCCAGGGTTTTCCGCGCTGGCAAGGTCAGTGCCCAAGTTGCGGCGAATGGAACAGCCTGCACGAAGAAGCCCCAATAGTTCAAACTCCAAATAAACCAGCAGCCTTAAAAGCGGCCGAACCGGTCCCAATAACTGATGTCAGTTATCAGGCAGAAGACCGGGTCTTAACAGGCCTTCGGGAGCTTGATCGGGTTTTGGGGGGAGGGATCGTTCCTGGCTCGGCATCCCTAATATCAGGCGAACCCGGGATCGGTAAATCAACCCTGATGCTCCAGGTTGCCGAGTCGCTAAGCCGGAAAACTAAAGTATTATACATAAGCGGAGAAGAGTCTCCCAGGCAGATCAGGATGAGGGCGGAACGGCTGGGAGCGACGACAAAAGATCTTATTTTATTGCCGGAAACCAGCTTGATAAATATTGAAAAAAGAATAGAGCAGGTAAAACCAGGCTGCGTAATTGTTGATTCAATCCAAACCCTTTATCGGGAAGAAGTTCAGTCGGCGCCAGGCTCGGTCGCTCAGGTCAGAGAGTGTGCTGCTTACCTGGTTGGGATCGCCAAAGCAACTGGCATCCCGATCGTTATTGTTGGCCATGTGACCAAAGACGGGATGATCGCTGGTCCCCGGGTTTTAGAGCATGTGGTTGACACCGTTTTATACTTTGAAGGAGAAAAGCACAAGCAATACCGGCTGCTGCGGGCGATCAAAAACCGGTTTGGGTCGACTAATGAGATCGGGATATTTGAGATGAAAGAGACCGGCTTGATAGAAGTTGAGAATCCTTCCGAAGTATTTTTATCGGAAAGGCCAAAGGGGGCTTCAGGGTCGGTTGTAACTGCGGCAATTGAAGGGAGCCGTCCGCTGCTGGTCGAGATCCAGGCGCTAGTCGCTCCGACTAAAATGGCATATCCGGCCAGAAAAGTGACCGGGGTCGACCAAAACCGGGTCGCGATAATACTTGCGGTATTGGAACGACAGCTTGGCATGAAACTGTCCGCTTCGGATGTTTATGTTAACGCGGCTGGCGGGGTTAGGGTTTACGAACCGGCCATAGATCTGCCGATCGCGCTGGCAATTGCTTCATGCTATCGGTCAAAGCCGATCGACTTTGCCACCATGGCGGCTGGAGAAATTGGACTGGCGGGCGAGATCCGTTCGATCAGCAGCATTGAAAAGAGACTAAAAGAAGCGGAGAAGCTCGGCTTTAAAACAGCGGTTATTCCCAAAGGGAGCAAAGCAAAAACCAAGCTCAACCTGGAAGAAGTCGGAACGGTCAGAGAGGCGCTTTCAGCATATCTGCAATAG
- a CDS encoding homocitrate synthase, whose amino-acid sequence MPKVYILDVTNRDGVQTARIGMAKLEKTIINMLLNEMGVFQSEFGFPFTKHETNYLNANLELAELGALAPIRLEGWARAIKKDVDLSFKLVPKLKHINLSMSTSAIMLTGKFMGKMDENSIIASMGEAVESAYGYGAESVGVNAEDASRTNLEFLIKFGKAAKAKGAKRLRYCDTLGADDPQTIYERIKTLAQEIKMPIELHCHNDLGMAVACSVMGAKGAIDGGQDAFINTTVNGVGERAGNADMLSVLLALKYASGLKGKNLFPEGVNLNKAWHIAKYASYAFNIPLPVNQVGVGANAFAHESGIHADGALKDRRNYELYDYEELGRGEAELVETGRQITVGEYSGIKGFYNVFGKLEIEFKDEKEAERVLELARYANVHTQKPLTKDELLFVAKYPDQARKIMTVTPA is encoded by the coding sequence ATGCCGAAAGTATATATATTAGACGTAACTAACCGCGACGGGGTGCAAACCGCACGGATCGGAATGGCCAAACTGGAAAAGACGATCATCAATATGCTCTTAAATGAGATGGGGGTCTTTCAGTCCGAATTTGGATTTCCCTTCACCAAACATGAGACCAACTACCTAAATGCGAACCTTGAGCTGGCCGAGCTGGGAGCGTTGGCTCCGATCAGGCTTGAAGGCTGGGCCAGGGCGATCAAAAAGGACGTTGACCTTTCTTTTAAGCTGGTTCCCAAGCTCAAACATATCAATCTGTCGATGTCGACCTCGGCGATCATGCTGACCGGAAAGTTCATGGGCAAAATGGATGAGAACTCGATCATAGCGAGCATGGGGGAGGCGGTTGAGTCCGCATATGGCTATGGAGCCGAATCGGTCGGGGTAAATGCCGAAGATGCTTCCAGGACAAACCTGGAATTTTTGATTAAATTTGGCAAGGCGGCTAAAGCGAAAGGGGCTAAACGATTGCGCTATTGCGATACGTTGGGCGCCGATGACCCGCAGACCATTTATGAGAGAATTAAAACTCTTGCTCAGGAGATCAAAATGCCGATCGAGCTCCATTGCCACAACGACCTGGGAATGGCGGTCGCCTGTTCGGTCATGGGAGCGAAAGGGGCGATCGATGGCGGCCAGGACGCCTTCATCAATACGACCGTTAATGGCGTCGGGGAAAGAGCGGGAAATGCCGATATGCTTTCCGTCTTGCTCGCGCTTAAATACGCGAGCGGCTTAAAGGGAAAAAATCTATTTCCGGAAGGGGTCAATTTAAACAAAGCCTGGCATATCGCGAAATACGCCTCATATGCTTTCAATATTCCATTGCCGGTCAATCAGGTAGGAGTAGGAGCCAACGCGTTCGCTCACGAATCGGGGATCCACGCCGATGGGGCGCTAAAAGACCGCCGCAACTACGAGCTTTATGACTACGAAGAATTGGGCCGCGGCGAGGCCGAACTGGTTGAGACCGGCCGCCAAATAACAGTCGGTGAATATAGCGGGATCAAAGGTTTTTATAATGTTTTCGGCAAGCTGGAGATCGAATTCAAGGATGAGAAAGAAGCGGAGCGAGTGCTGGAATTGGCTCGCTATGCCAATGTACATACCCAGAAGCCTCTGACCAAGGACGAGTTGCTTTTTGTGGCCAAATACCCCGACCAGGCGCGCAAGATAATGACGGTGACGCCGGCTTAA
- a CDS encoding CvpA family protein — translation MADLIIGLFVVGFILLGVRDGFARSLGGVAAFFLALFAAAGVIEFFANYSAIYKDYLNIATILTFIFIWLIVLIVLELLLGLVLKTIVTITVLGPVDRALGAVVGGGRGMLVAGLILQLLLSLALPVGFKKDMSEAFMTKISVSAYQWAFPIAKRMVPQINKTMKENIINKLHIEVSNEDKPEELKKKLVEVEKAKLMLENQLLKLTRSTSAAAASKGVSTLNEILRSNR, via the coding sequence ATGGCTGACCTGATCATCGGGCTTTTTGTCGTTGGCTTCATTCTACTTGGAGTGCGCGATGGATTTGCCAGGTCCCTTGGCGGAGTAGCGGCTTTTTTCCTGGCGCTTTTTGCCGCAGCCGGGGTCATTGAGTTCTTTGCCAATTATTCAGCGATCTATAAAGACTATTTAAACATTGCCACGATCCTGACCTTCATTTTTATCTGGCTGATTGTCTTGATAGTACTTGAGCTGTTGCTCGGCCTGGTACTTAAAACAATTGTCACTATAACGGTGCTTGGCCCGGTTGATCGGGCGCTGGGAGCCGTTGTTGGAGGGGGGCGGGGAATGTTGGTGGCGGGGCTTATTTTGCAGTTATTGTTATCTTTGGCTTTGCCGGTCGGGTTTAAAAAAGATATGAGCGAAGCTTTTATGACAAAAATATCGGTTTCGGCGTATCAATGGGCTTTTCCGATCGCCAAGAGAATGGTCCCGCAAATTAACAAGACGATGAAGGAAAATATTATTAACAAGCTCCATATCGAAGTTAGCAACGAGGACAAACCAGAAGAGTTGAAAAAGAAATTAGTCGAGGTGGAAAAAGCAAAGTTGATGCTGGAAAATCAATTGTTAAAGCTTACCCGATCAACCAGCGCCGCCGCGGCCAGCAAAGGAGTGTCAACGCTTAATGAAATACTTCGTAGTAATCGGTGA
- a CDS encoding shikimate dehydrogenase, with the protein MRKLIGLVGYPLGHSVSPAMHNAAFKALNIDYEYVPFEVDQYDLPQSVAGLRALHIAGFNVTVPHKETIVPLLDDVTKLAQVIGAVNTVQNQDGTLIGYNTDGPGFLESLREDAGFDPRGKEVVILGAGGASRAVTIMLTEAKVRSLVIADLDEDKAKMLASQAGSFSKVPCRHSALDSSDLNRAIASADLLVNTTPVGMSPKAGFSPLPADTALNPKTLIYDLVYNPAETAFIKQAKKNGCKTCSGLGMLVRQGGLAFTIFTGEEPPLEVMWEAARNGLKS; encoded by the coding sequence ATGCGCAAATTAATTGGGCTGGTGGGTTATCCGTTAGGGCACAGCGTCTCGCCGGCAATGCACAATGCCGCGTTCAAAGCTTTGAATATCGACTATGAATACGTCCCTTTCGAGGTTGATCAGTATGACCTCCCCCAGTCGGTTGCCGGCCTGCGGGCGCTGCACATTGCCGGGTTTAACGTCACCGTTCCCCACAAAGAGACCATTGTTCCTCTGCTGGACGACGTAACCAAATTGGCCCAGGTTATCGGCGCGGTCAATACCGTCCAAAACCAGGACGGGACATTGATTGGATACAATACTGATGGGCCGGGTTTTCTTGAATCATTAAGGGAAGATGCGGGTTTTGATCCCCGGGGAAAAGAAGTTGTTATTCTGGGGGCGGGCGGAGCGAGCCGGGCAGTCACAATTATGCTGACGGAAGCCAAGGTTAGGTCGCTCGTTATCGCCGACCTGGATGAAGACAAGGCAAAGATGCTGGCCTCGCAGGCGGGCTCATTTTCCAAGGTCCCCTGTCGGCATTCCGCCTTAGATAGCTCCGACCTCAACCGGGCGATCGCTTCGGCGGATCTATTGGTTAATACTACGCCGGTCGGCATGTCCCCTAAAGCAGGTTTTTCTCCATTACCAGCCGACACAGCACTTAACCCAAAAACATTAATTTATGACTTAGTTTACAATCCGGCCGAGACCGCATTTATAAAACAGGCAAAAAAGAACGGTTGCAAAACCTGCTCCGGGTTAGGGATGCTGGTTAGACAGGGAGGGCTTGCCTTTACAATTTTTACTGGCGAAGAACCGCCGCTAGAGGTTATGTGGGAGGCGGCACGGAACGGCCTGAAAAGCTGA
- the purE gene encoding 5-(carboxyamino)imidazole ribonucleotide mutase — protein MPKVGIILGSKSDLPVVEKTEKQLALFGIEYEVTVASAHRTPKIVEEYAVAAEGKYDLIIAAAGMAAALPGVVAAHTTLPVIGLPLHSPTLSGHDALFAIVQMPAGVPVATVAIDGAKNAAILAAQILALKYPGLKQKLKDLKAELAKG, from the coding sequence ATGCCAAAAGTAGGGATTATTCTCGGGAGTAAGTCAGACCTGCCGGTCGTAGAGAAAACGGAAAAACAGCTTGCCTTGTTCGGTATTGAGTATGAAGTAACCGTTGCTTCTGCCCACCGCACGCCGAAAATTGTTGAAGAATACGCGGTTGCCGCGGAAGGGAAATATGACCTGATCATTGCCGCTGCCGGCATGGCCGCAGCCCTCCCGGGCGTGGTCGCGGCCCACACCACCTTGCCGGTAATCGGCTTACCCTTGCATTCGCCCACTCTTTCAGGCCACGACGCCTTATTTGCCATTGTTCAGATGCCGGCCGGAGTGCCGGTAGCTACAGTGGCGATCGATGGGGCTAAAAACGCGGCGATCCTGGCGGCGCAAATATTGGCTTTGAAGTATCCTGGATTGAAACAAAAGCTAAAGGACCTAAAAGCGGAACTAGCAAAGGGGTAG
- a CDS encoding HAMP domain-containing protein has protein sequence MLSTLTIICIFAEIFTAGILFSGGLAFLKSGLRSKKNLLLGLVFLSLFIYVGSVIASQLMVNLGQSLADLILVEKVVSISLLATAFFVWLFIVERFALRGGHIFSAFYFAVIGFFAYQVISSSANLVYREGVIQPIVNYSFWIPLMPVVSFSWLLLVLFGIRGALKEKSGKLPLYTACAAMLFLGAVFSSYSYVRLGEAGYLLASWLIFLSGALSLLLGEIIPPESPEAAAPIKFLKTRLLFKLVMIFVLMVVILFEATALATINISKNSLVRFVQSYYEETAKNLVAQVVSDPQPITAEKMQKAVENIKIGSRGVAFTVDSKGLLVAHPDRSRALLKDDMRQNGAVAELLKKQVGRGEFYDELGNPMVGSYLLIPGTNYGVVIEESRSSAYAELRQLETNSLLFVIIGIILAALTGAFFAWSIEKPIKELIKGTEAVAHGELGYRIPINSSDEIGHLADAFNKMTKDLRDSQERLILSEKLASLGTMAAGMAHEIKNPLVSLRTFTQLLQQKWDDKEFRDKFSQIIPHEIERINKIAESLLKFGRPAKPELTKVEVNALLDEVLMLFESEAKKNNVRITKKFAQLPQIAGDAGQLQQVFVNIVKNAIEAMHEKGGELAVKTDVGEVIRLGKIHGRQGVRQGDEIVWGEEEKMSKPLPVIFVEVTDTGEGISEENIKSLFDPFFTTKITGTGMGLPITLRIIEEHKGSIKVRSRPGKGTTFIITLPQQFSS, from the coding sequence ATGCTATCAACATTAACAATAATATGCATATTCGCGGAAATATTTACCGCGGGGATACTTTTTTCCGGCGGATTGGCCTTTCTTAAGAGCGGGCTGAGAAGCAAAAAGAACCTTCTGCTTGGTCTGGTTTTTCTCTCTCTTTTTATTTATGTTGGATCCGTTATCGCTTCTCAGCTAATGGTCAATCTTGGGCAAAGCCTGGCCGACTTGATCTTGGTCGAGAAGGTCGTTTCGATCAGCCTGCTGGCGACCGCTTTTTTTGTCTGGTTGTTTATCGTTGAGCGTTTTGCTCTGCGGGGAGGCCATATCTTTTCCGCTTTCTATTTTGCGGTCATTGGTTTTTTTGCCTACCAGGTGATCAGCTCATCGGCTAATTTAGTTTACCGGGAAGGGGTTATCCAGCCGATCGTCAATTATTCCTTTTGGATCCCTTTGATGCCGGTTGTTTCTTTTTCCTGGCTGCTTCTGGTCCTCTTTGGCATAAGAGGAGCGTTGAAAGAGAAATCCGGCAAGCTTCCTCTTTACACCGCTTGCGCAGCCATGTTGTTTTTAGGCGCGGTCTTTTCTTCGTATTCTTATGTTCGGCTGGGCGAAGCCGGGTACCTTCTCGCTTCGTGGCTGATCTTTCTATCCGGCGCCTTGAGCTTGCTTTTGGGGGAAATTATTCCTCCGGAAAGCCCGGAGGCGGCCGCGCCGATAAAATTCTTAAAAACCAGGCTGCTTTTTAAGCTGGTCATGATCTTTGTGTTAATGGTCGTTATTTTGTTTGAGGCGACCGCATTGGCGACGATTAATATCAGCAAAAATTCTTTGGTCAGATTTGTCCAATCCTACTACGAAGAGACGGCAAAAAACCTGGTCGCGCAGGTCGTTTCCGACCCGCAGCCGATCACGGCTGAAAAAATGCAAAAGGCGGTCGAAAACATAAAGATCGGCTCGCGAGGGGTCGCTTTTACTGTAGACAGCAAAGGGTTATTGGTGGCACATCCGGACCGGAGCCGGGCATTATTAAAAGACGATATGCGGCAGAACGGCGCGGTGGCTGAGCTGCTGAAAAAACAAGTCGGGCGTGGCGAGTTTTACGATGAATTAGGCAACCCTATGGTTGGTTCTTATCTTTTGATACCGGGGACAAACTACGGAGTAGTGATCGAAGAGTCAAGGTCGTCCGCCTACGCAGAATTGCGCCAGTTGGAAACGAATTCATTGCTTTTTGTCATTATTGGCATTATTTTAGCTGCGCTGACCGGCGCCTTTTTTGCCTGGTCGATCGAAAAGCCGATAAAGGAACTGATCAAGGGGACGGAAGCGGTCGCACATGGAGAACTGGGCTATCGTATCCCGATCAACTCAAGCGATGAGATCGGGCATTTGGCTGACGCGTTTAATAAAATGACCAAAGACCTGCGAGACAGCCAGGAGCGGCTGATCCTATCAGAAAAACTAGCCTCACTTGGGACCATGGCGGCCGGGATGGCGCATGAAATAAAGAACCCTCTGGTCTCGCTTAGAACTTTTACCCAGCTGTTGCAGCAGAAATGGGATGACAAGGAATTTCGCGATAAATTCAGCCAGATAATCCCGCACGAGATCGAACGGATCAACAAAATCGCGGAGAGCTTGCTGAAATTCGGGCGGCCGGCCAAGCCGGAGCTGACCAAGGTCGAGGTTAACGCGCTGCTTGATGAAGTGTTAATGTTATTTGAGAGTGAAGCAAAGAAAAATAATGTTAGGATAACCAAGAAGTTTGCCCAGCTGCCGCAAATAGCCGGGGATGCCGGCCAGCTGCAGCAGGTCTTTGTTAATATTGTCAAAAACGCCATTGAAGCGATGCATGAAAAAGGGGGAGAGCTGGCGGTCAAGACCGATGTTGGCGAAGTCATCAGGCTGGGTAAAATTCACGGGCGCCAGGGAGTGCGTCAGGGGGACGAGATCGTTTGGGGCGAAGAAGAGAAGATGTCAAAACCGCTGCCGGTCATCTTTGTGGAAGTAACCGATACCGGGGAAGGGATCTCCGAGGAGAACATCAAGAGCCTTTTTGATCCGTTCTTTACGACAAAAATAACCGGTACCGGAATGGGGTTGCCAATTACCCTCCGAATAATTGAAGAGCATAAGGGGTCAATTAAGGTTCGCAGCCGTCCCGGCAAAGGGACGACCTTTATCATTACCCTGCCTCAGCAGTTCAGTTCCTGA
- a CDS encoding GspE/PulE family protein codes for MEQQNTPELLEEIFHKAVSLAASDIHLEPRDDFLRVRYRIDGLLVDGNPVNKTKQPPLLSRLKLLCDLDIGETRLPQDGRSELRIAKQLFDLRTSILPTIHGEKAVVRLLPRRQAQVKLNELGMNENSFAAYLSIIERRQGLVLITGPTGSGKTTTLYATLSFLNNKETNIMTIEEPVEYQLPGINQVQVNNKSGLTFSRGLRSILRQDPDIIMVGEIRDQETARIAIQAALTGHQVFSTLHTNSASAAVERLVEIGIEPYLVKATVAGVVAQRLVRKKTSDGYLGRVGLFEVLVGSSAGPDFRPLIEDAREKLINGLTDEIEVARVMGF; via the coding sequence ATGGAACAACAAAATACCCCGGAGCTTCTTGAGGAAATATTCCATAAAGCGGTCTCTCTGGCCGCATCCGATATTCACCTGGAGCCGCGCGACGACTTTCTCCGGGTCCGCTATCGGATCGACGGACTTTTGGTTGATGGCAACCCGGTCAACAAAACAAAACAGCCCCCACTACTCTCCAGGTTAAAGCTCCTTTGCGACCTTGATATCGGGGAAACCAGGCTGCCACAGGATGGCCGAAGCGAACTTCGGATCGCAAAACAGCTTTTTGACCTGCGAACTTCTATCCTGCCAACTATTCACGGCGAAAAAGCAGTTGTCAGACTTCTGCCGCGACGCCAGGCGCAAGTTAAACTGAACGAACTGGGCATGAATGAAAATTCTTTTGCCGCCTATCTCTCGATCATTGAGCGGCGGCAGGGACTTGTGTTAATAACCGGCCCGACCGGATCAGGAAAAACCACCACCCTCTATGCCACTCTTTCCTTTCTTAACAACAAAGAAACAAATATCATGACCATCGAGGAGCCGGTTGAATACCAGCTCCCCGGCATCAATCAGGTCCAGGTCAACAATAAATCCGGCCTGACTTTTTCCCGCGGCTTGCGCAGTATTCTCCGGCAAGACCCGGACATCATCATGGTAGGGGAGATCCGTGACCAGGAAACGGCCAGAATTGCCATTCAAGCCGCTTTGACCGGTCATCAGGTTTTTTCAACATTACATACCAACAGCGCCTCGGCGGCTGTCGAAAGATTGGTCGAGATAGGAATAGAACCTTACCTGGTTAAAGCAACCGTGGCTGGTGTCGTCGCACAACGACTGGTCCGCAAGAAAACTTCGGATGGCTATCTGGGGAGGGTCGGCCTTTTCGAGGTTTTAGTCGGCTCAAGCGCCGGGCCTGATTTCCGGCCGCTCATTGAAGATGCTCGAGAAAAACTCATCAATGGCTTAACCGATGAAATTGAGGTCGCCCGGGTCATGGGCTTTTGA
- a CDS encoding 1-acyl-sn-glycerol-3-phosphate acyltransferase, which produces MIIIRLLHNLVLFLAIFFAFFLASFITFFFVPFYRDKHYPFQVAAKYWSKMIILLSGSQLKVSGLENIPKGALMIAANHQGAADIPIVLGGLPVTFLFAIKKELFNIPIFGWYLKMAGYFPVNREMVLNAYKLVDKMVSLLKQGDRILIFPEGTRSRDGSLGNFKRGSLLAALKAEVPVLPVAISGSYNILPKGAKLFSSAKVNLSVGKPVYFTNEAEYEAKLAEVRQSIADMLKAPL; this is translated from the coding sequence ATGATCATTATTAGGTTGTTGCACAATCTTGTCCTGTTCCTGGCGATCTTTTTTGCCTTTTTTCTGGCTTCATTCATTACGTTCTTTTTCGTTCCTTTTTACCGCGACAAGCATTATCCTTTTCAGGTCGCCGCCAAATACTGGTCAAAAATGATCATCCTGCTGTCTGGTTCGCAGCTCAAGGTCTCCGGCCTGGAAAATATTCCGAAAGGGGCGCTAATGATCGCCGCTAATCACCAGGGGGCGGCTGATATCCCGATCGTCCTTGGCGGTTTGCCGGTCACCTTTTTATTTGCCATTAAGAAAGAGCTGTTCAATATCCCGATCTTTGGCTGGTACCTGAAAATGGCCGGCTATTTTCCGGTCAACCGGGAAATGGTCTTGAACGCTTATAAGCTGGTCGATAAAATGGTTTCATTATTAAAACAAGGAGATCGGATCCTTATCTTTCCGGAAGGGACCAGGAGCCGGGACGGTTCTTTGGGGAACTTCAAGCGAGGGAGTTTGCTGGCGGCGTTAAAAGCCGAGGTGCCGGTTCTGCCGGTAGCGATCTCCGGTAGCTATAATATTTTGCCAAAAGGAGCCAAGCTGTTTTCTTCAGCTAAAGTCAACCTCTCTGTCGGCAAACCTGTTTATTTTACCAATGAAGCAGAATATGAGGCCAAGCTGGCGGAAGTTCGTCAATCTATTGCAGATATGCTGAAAGCGCCTCTCTGA